The sequence below is a genomic window from Myxocyprinus asiaticus isolate MX2 ecotype Aquarium Trade chromosome 9, UBuf_Myxa_2, whole genome shotgun sequence.
TTCATTCCAGCAGAGAGGAACCAGGTGAGCGACAAGATCACCCACCAGATGGAGCTGGCCATGCCAAAGAAATACAAGATCATGAAGAGGATGGTGCAGCCCTCCTTTTTAGTCCCCTGAGCCACGGTTTTGTAAGCATCATCCCTGAACTTATCAATGCAGACCACCTTATCCTCCAGCAGAAACCCGGTTGCATAAGCCAGCGCCACCATGAAGTAACACCCAGAGAGGAAGATGATGGGGCGTTCTGGGTAGCGGAACCGGCGCATATCCACAAGGTACGTGAGAACCGTGAATAGGGTACTCACGCAGCACAGGATGGACCAGATTCCCACCCAGAGCCGCCCGAATCGGACCTCCTCCTCCTTGAAGTACATCAGCCCGTGTGGCTGCTTGTGCTCGCAGGGGGCTCCGCAGTTTTTCGCCCCCAAAAACTGGTAATTGAGGTAGGAAGGGACGGTCAGTTGAAGAGGGCAAGTGAAAGCCTGACTCAGGCGTTCTGCATTCACATGTGGCGTAAACGGGCCCAGTATGTATGGCGTGGGCTCTGTCGGTGGGCTGCCGGGGTCGGATTTGTTCTGTCCAACGCAGATCTCTCCGGCTCCGTGCACAGGGAAGTTCTCACAGCGGAGTCGTTCAGGCCACTGGAAACCGAACTTGTTCATGAGAGCCTCGCACCCTTGTCTGGCACGCTCGCACAATGAGCGACAGGGGGGAATGGCCTGTTCTAGAACTGTACACACTGGTGCATACATGGAACAGAGGAAGAACTTCAAATCTTGAGAGCACTGAACTTTGACAAGGGGGTAAAACTGGTGCACCTCCAGTCCTGCGTCCTCCTGGTTGGTGTGTCCCAGGAGATTTGGCATGATAGTTTGGTTATACTGGATGTCCGTGCACAGAGGAATGGAAATGGGCTGGCAGAACCCATGTTCCGGGACGGAGATGCCCTTTTCTCCGTGATACTGGGCAGAAGACAGTTTAAACAGTAGAAATACGGTGATGAACGCGCAGCATGCCTCCCGAACACACGGAGCGACTCCCCGCACCGCCATCATTGATCGCCTGAAAGACACATAGGAGTTTCGGGAAAACTTGTAAACAAAGgagtttcacacacaaaaaacggAGAAAATTACAACTGACTACACACATAAAGCTCTTTATAAACTTTTCCCTTATACTTTGTTTCGTTTAAGCCATTATTCCATAATCCACCAAATCTGTCTGATAACTTTCACTTGCACGCaactgaacacacacaaataaatgttaACTTACCGGATTTTGCTTTGCCTCGTGAAAAATCGTCTCGTGCTAGAATGTGATATTCCTCAAATCCGTTCACGCGTCCGAACCGCTCGTACAAGGCGAATACAAACTATCCTCCAATTCAGAGTCTTGTGTTCAGGTATTCAAGAGCCCCTTTTTCGAGACTCCTCCGCATACTTCATTATCAGACTTCCCAAACATCTGCCCCCTTTTGTGCTCGGCCCTCCACTCCCTTAAAACACAATGTATGAGAACTTTCTTCGCCACTCCTGTTGAATCTTCTTCAGCTCTATATGTGTACAGTTGATACTCCACATTGCCCCATTAATGATGAAACGGTTTCAAGCAACCCTTCATTGACGGTCTCTTGTACCACTCCGCGGGGCGCCTTGAAACCTCTTGTCTCCCGACCAATGGGAAGGTCTGTTTTTCTTTACGCAGCGTTCCTTATTGGATCGGAAGGAATATTTCAGAAAAAAGGATGGACCGTAGTGTCTTCGCCTAAATTAATTTAGATTCTGTGAGTTTcttgaaaatgtatgaatatttatGTGTTCATTCAGCGAAATCTTTGCCTCAAGCACTGAGTAATTAAAATGAGTAATGTCCAGGGGCAACTTGAAAACTTTGTTGAAAACTTATGTTGCGAAACTGAAAAGGCGGACAAATGAATCTCGTGGAAACATGAGTCTAAAGAGAGAGGaaacttttaaataatataagcataagaaaataagtcatattgTAAAGACCGTAGCtgttttgcattatgacattatttgcatgacaattaagcaaattCTTTTTTAAAGTGCCCAAGTTTTTTACTTtctgagtattttttattttattttattttattttattttttttagaattccCAATTTTATAATTCCTATTAttttcaatggtgattctcattcccATCATTGTTATATTGTAATTCTTTACTTTATTACCGTAAGAAATActcttaataaaattatttttcttttaaatcatcATATATTAAAGCTAGTATgatgatgtaaaaaatattttaaagtttaaataataattgtatttatttattttgtattacgtTAGTGAGAATtcgtttttatatatacacatatattatggtaatgagaatttgaggggaaaatgtgaaaatgtaaattttaatggtcttaaaatgggcttaatttttaagcaaattatatacaaggttgggagggttacttttgaaatgtattccactacagattacagaatacatgctgtaaaatgtaatttgtaacatatttcgttagattactgaaggtca
It includes:
- the fzd7b gene encoding frizzled-7b, whose protein sequence is MMAVRGVAPCVREACCAFITVFLLFKLSSAQYHGEKGISVPEHGFCQPISIPLCTDIQYNQTIMPNLLGHTNQEDAGLEVHQFYPLVKVQCSQDLKFFLCSMYAPVCTVLEQAIPPCRSLCERARQGCEALMNKFGFQWPERLRCENFPVHGAGEICVGQNKSDPGSPPTEPTPYILGPFTPHVNAERLSQAFTCPLQLTVPSYLNYQFLGAKNCGAPCEHKQPHGLMYFKEEEVRFGRLWVGIWSILCCVSTLFTVLTYLVDMRRFRYPERPIIFLSGCYFMVALAYATGFLLEDKVVCIDKFRDDAYKTVAQGTKKEGCTILFMILYFFGMASSIWWVILSLTWFLSAGMKWGHEAIEANSQYFHLAAWAVPAVKTITVLALGQVDGDLLTGVCYVGIYNVDALRGFVLAPLFVYLFIGTSFLLAGFVSLFRIRTIMKHDGTKTEKLEKLMVRIGVFSVLYTVPATIVIACYFYEQAFREQWEKTWHMQTCKRFAVPCPANNFAPMTPDFTVFMIKYLMTMIVGITSGFWIWSGKTLQSWRKFYKRLGNNQGETTV